In the Sus scrofa isolate TJ Tabasco breed Duroc chromosome 7, Sscrofa11.1, whole genome shotgun sequence genome, one interval contains:
- the GZMH gene encoding granzyme H precursor (The RefSeq protein has 2 substitutions, 2 non-frameshifting indels compared to this genomic sequence), giving the protein MQPVLLSLAFLLSPGLGWPFLAEEIIGGHEAKPHSRPYMAFVRFLDKESVKRCGGVLVRKDFVLTAAHCRGSSINVTLGAHNIKKQEETQQVIPVRKAIRHPDYNEKRISNDIMLLQLERKAKLTKAVKTLGLPGAKARVKPGQVCSVAGWGQVARGIQTSTLQEAKLRVQDDVACEFPFPSGYYHRASQICVGNPRDMKTSFKGDSGGPLVCKNVVQGIFSYGKMDGTPPGVFTKVSHFLPWIKKTMKPL; this is encoded by the exons ATGCAGCCAGTCCTGCTCTCATTGGCCTTTCTTCTGTCCCCTGGGCTGGGATGG CCTTTTCTTGCAGAGGAGATCATAGGGGGCCATGAGGCCAAGCCCCACTCCCGCCCCTACATGGCCTTCGTTCGGTTTCTGGACAAGGAGAGTGTGAAGAGGTGTGGCGGAGTCCTCGTGCGGAAGGACTTTGTTCTGACAGCTGCTCACTGCAGGGGAAG CTCAATCAACGTCACCCTGGGGGCCCACAACATCAAGAAACAGGAGGAGACCCAGCAGGTGATCCCAGTGAGAAAGGCCATCCGTCACCCAGACTATAACCCTTAGAACTTCTCCAATGACATCATGTTACTGCAG CTGGAGAGAAAGGCCAAGCTGACTAAGGCTGTGAAGACCCTCGGCCTGCCCGGGGCCAAGGCCAGGGTGAAGCCGGGACAGGTGTGCAGTGTGGCCGGCTGGGGGCAGGTGGCGAGGGGCATTCAAACCTCCACCCTGCAGGAGGCAAAGCTGAGGGTGCAGGACGATGTGGCGTGCGAATTCCCCTTCCCCAGCGGCTATTACCACCGGGCCTCCCAGATTTGTGTGGGGAACCCGAGGGACATGAAGACCAGCTTCAAG GGCGACTCCGGCGGGCCCCTCGTGTGCAAAAATGTGGTCCAGGGTATTTTCTCCTATGGAAAAATGGATGGGACCCCTCCCGGAGTCTTTACCAAGGTCTCACACTTCCTGCCctggataaagaaaacaatgaagcCCCTCTAA